A segment of the bacterium genome:
GTATAGCGTAATGAACGACCGACAGCAGCGTGAGTTTGATGAGCTGAATGAGATGAATCTTTCTCTTTACTACCCAAACCTCGGTCGATTTCGGGTAAATGTCTTCATTCAGAGAGCCTGTGTCGGTGTCGTTATTCGCCAGATTCGTACTGATATACTGACTCTTGATGACCTCGGATTACCAGAGCCGCTCAAAGATGTTGCCATGACAAAGCGTGGGCTGGTTCTTGTAGTGGGTGCTACGGGTTCAGGTAAGTCGACGACATTAGCTGCCCTGATCGATCATCGAAATGAAAACAGCGCGGGTCATATTATTACCATTGAAGATCCAATAGAGTTTATTCATGGCCATAAGAAATCTATCATTACCCAACGAGAAGTCGGTGTAGATACGGAGAACTATCATCTCGCCCTGAAGAATTCGCTTCGTCAGGCACCTGATGTAGTACTTATCGGAGAGATTCGCGATACAGAAACGATGGAAGCAGCGATTACATTTGCTGAGACCGGCCATCTTTGCTTTGCGACGCTCCATAGCAATAACGCCAATCAAGCAATGGAGCGAATAATAAACTTTTTTCCGAGTGAGCGGCATCAACAGGTATATCTTCAGCTCAGCCTTAATTTACGATCCATTATCAGCCAGCGGTTAGTAAAGAGTGTGGATGGAAATCGAGTGGCAGCAGTGGAGCTACTACTCGATAGTCCTCGGATTAAGGATCTTATTTATAAATCTCAGATAGCCGAATTGAAGGAAGCAATGGAGAAAAGCTCAAATCAGGGGATGCAAACGTTCGACCAAGCCCTTTATGACCTTTATGCTGCCGGTGCAATTAGTTTAGATGAAGCTCTGCAGAATGCTGATAGTGCGAACAATCTTCGATTACGAGTCAAGCTCTCAGAGGATGCATCATCTGCAAATGAGAAGCAGAAGACCCGTAGAACGGGGAAACACAATGCCGCTAAGGGAAAGACTTCAGACCCACATTCGGCATCAGAGACACAAGTGAGAGAGATTTCCACAGAGCAGAAGAAAAAGAGTTCAAACGAAAAAGAGGAAGAGGCTCTCCAGCTTGATATCTAGCGATTCGAGCTTTTTAATACTATTCTTGTTCACTTCAGTGCGTGTATGTGCTTCATAATGAAGCTACATATTGAATCGAAGTCATTACGGCGATTATCGAGAAAAAAATATTCAGATGAAGGGAAGAAACATGCCTGAAATACCTGACAGGGAGTTATCTGTTGAAAGTGGGGCATGGAAGCGAAGATCCTCTCGACTGGTGTATGAGAACCAGTGGATGAAGCTCCATGAAGATCAAGTAACTACGCCGTCTGGAACGGATGGGGTGTATGGCTGGTTGGAGTTGCAAGAAGCGGTTGTCGTCCTAGCAATTTCAGAGAAGGATGAAGTGGTACTCATTGGACAGGAGCGTTATCCAGTACAGGAGTATTCATGGGAGTTGATTGAAGGTGGTATCGAATCAAGTGAGACACCTCTTCAGGCTGCTCGTCGGGAATTAAAGGAGGAGGCAGGAATTATTCCAGCCTCGCTCATTCCTTTGGGTTCTCCCTTTCATATCGCAAATACGCGGACCAATGAATTGGCGCATGTATTTCTTGCCACTGGTTTAGAATTTGGGAATGCTCAACCGGAAGAAACTGAGGTTCTCCAGCAAATGCGACTCCCAGTAGAGGAAGTATATGAGATGGTTGATGATGGGACTATCAGAGACTCATTAAGTATAATAGCCTTATTACGGTATCGTGTTCTCTTTTCTCGATAAGAAAGAGAGTATTTTTAGAAGAAACCTTACCCATGAATGAAAATTCAATGCCTCTTTTAACACAGCAGCAAAAGCGAGTATCGAGTGAGAAAGGCTTTTCTCTTTACCGTGAAATTGCGGTTGGTGACGGCGGATGGGGTTCTCTCTTATGGTATGAGGCAATTACCGGGATAGGAAGTATTCTTCCAGGAGTTTTGGGTTTGGGTTTTCGTTCCCTATTGTATCGTTCTCTTTTTGGCGCCTGCGGAGCACGACCATATATCGGAAGAGGAGTAGTCATTCGAAATGCCTCTGGAATTCAGCTTGGTCAAAAAATGCTGATCGATGATTATTCGATTATTGATTGTAGAAGGGGAAGCACCATCACCATCGGAGATCATACGTGCATTGGTAGAGGTTCTATTATTGCTGCAAAAGGTGGCAACATCACATTTGATTCAGGAGTGAATATTGGAACAAGTTGTCGTATTGCTACGCAGAGTAGTATTGTTATTGGAGCAGGAGCTCTCGTCGCAGCGTACGCCTATATTGGCCCTAGTAATCATGAATGGGATGAGGACACGGAGTCATTCATTGCTGGGAAGATGGAGAAAAGGGGCGGTGTAATAATTGGCGAGTGTTCCTGGATTGGAACC
Coding sequences within it:
- a CDS encoding PilT/PilU family type 4a pilus ATPase — encoded protein: MIEISRLLGLMCEHGASDLYLTVDSPPMYRINGSIRPAGNRCLTPDETRELAYSVMNDRQQREFDELNEMNLSLYYPNLGRFRVNVFIQRACVGVVIRQIRTDILTLDDLGLPEPLKDVAMTKRGLVLVVGATGSGKSTTLAALIDHRNENSAGHIITIEDPIEFIHGHKKSIITQREVGVDTENYHLALKNSLRQAPDVVLIGEIRDTETMEAAITFAETGHLCFATLHSNNANQAMERIINFFPSERHQQVYLQLSLNLRSIISQRLVKSVDGNRVAAVELLLDSPRIKDLIYKSQIAELKEAMEKSSNQGMQTFDQALYDLYAAGAISLDEALQNADSANNLRLRVKLSEDASSANEKQKTRRTGKHNAAKGKTSDPHSASETQVREISTEQKKKSSNEKEEEALQLDI
- a CDS encoding NUDIX hydrolase: MNRSHYGDYREKNIQMKGRNMPEIPDRELSVESGAWKRRSSRLVYENQWMKLHEDQVTTPSGTDGVYGWLELQEAVVVLAISEKDEVVLIGQERYPVQEYSWELIEGGIESSETPLQAARRELKEEAGIIPASLIPLGSPFHIANTRTNELAHVFLATGLEFGNAQPEETEVLQQMRLPVEEVYEMVDDGTIRDSLSIIALLRYRVLFSR